In the Piscinibacter sp. XHJ-5 genome, one interval contains:
- a CDS encoding class I SAM-dependent methyltransferase yields the protein MTKSPAIISLAEWLRTPAGRYLLAWEQQHLDRAVADIFGFHAVQLGLAELDALRANRMPHRWVCGDGSPPLPPAFDERIAAPAAIALHCDFDALPFDSQSLDLVVLPHALELARDPHLALREVERVLRPEGRVVIVGFNPTSLWGLRQRLGRMRRGLGFSRRRALFLPSAGDFIGYRRLRDWLRLLSFDIEAGRFGCYRPPVASDRWLSRFEWTEGAGDRWWPVFGALYSLTAVKRVRGMRLVGLVRNERVKPKAAPAVVAHHHRGIRRGDKSNHDR from the coding sequence ATGACGAAAAGCCCCGCGATTATAAGTTTGGCCGAGTGGCTGCGGACCCCTGCAGGCCGCTACCTGCTCGCGTGGGAGCAGCAGCATCTGGACCGCGCCGTCGCCGACATCTTCGGCTTTCATGCGGTGCAGCTCGGCCTGGCCGAGCTCGACGCGCTGCGTGCCAATCGCATGCCGCATCGATGGGTGTGCGGCGATGGTTCTCCGCCGCTGCCGCCAGCGTTCGACGAGCGCATCGCCGCGCCTGCCGCCATCGCGCTGCATTGCGACTTCGACGCGCTGCCGTTCGACAGCCAAAGCCTCGATCTGGTCGTGCTGCCGCATGCGCTGGAGCTCGCCCGCGATCCGCACCTTGCGCTGCGCGAGGTCGAGCGCGTGCTGCGGCCCGAGGGCCGGGTCGTCATCGTGGGCTTCAATCCCACCAGCCTGTGGGGACTGCGTCAGCGGCTGGGCCGCATGCGCCGCGGGCTGGGCTTCTCGCGCCGCCGCGCGCTGTTCCTGCCGAGCGCAGGCGACTTCATCGGCTACCGACGCCTGCGCGACTGGCTGCGCCTGCTGAGCTTCGACATCGAAGCGGGACGTTTCGGCTGCTACCGACCGCCGGTCGCTTCGGATCGCTGGCTGTCGCGTTTCGAATGGACCGAAGGCGCCGGCGACCGCTGGTGGCCGGTGTTCGGCGCCCTCTACTCGCTCACCGCGGTCAAGCGGGTGCGCGGCATGCGGCTCGTCGGCCTGGTGCGCAACGAGCGCGTGAAGCCCAAGGCGGCGCCGGCCGTCGTCGCCCATCACCATCGCGGCATCCGCCGCGGCGACAAATCCAACCACGATCGATGA